ACCGATCCGAGCGAAAGCTTGCAGGAAATAGGCACTCTGGGTTGCTATCACTACATCGGCACAAAGTGCCAGGTTAGCCCCCGCCCCCGCTGCTGGCCCGTTAACTGCCGCTATAGTTGGCACGGGGCAATCATAGACAGCCTCAAGCATCGGTTCATATTCGTCCCGAAGCGCGCGTTCGAGGTCGATCTTTCCTGTGCTCGACGCGTCGCCAAGATCTTGCCCCGAACAAAAGGCAGGTCCAGCACCGGTCAGGACGATCGCGCGAGCGTGTTGCGCGGCATCTTTCATTGCGTAGGTGATCTCGGCCCGCATCTGCGTCGTCAACGCATTCATCTTATCCGGCCGGTTCAATGTCAAAACCGCCAAATTATCAGTAATGTCCAGAAGGACCGCTTCGTATTCCATGCAAAACCTCAGCTGCGCAGCGTTC
The Ruegeria sp. SCSIO 43209 genome window above contains:
- a CDS encoding enoyl-CoA hydratase-related protein; the encoded protein is MEYEAVLLDITDNLAVLTLNRPDKMNALTTQMRAEITYAMKDAAQHARAIVLTGAGPAFCSGQDLGDASSTGKIDLERALRDEYEPMLEAVYDCPVPTIAAVNGPAAGAGANLALCADVVIATQSAYFLQAFARIGLLPDAGGTWFMPRQMGFAKAMGAALFADKISARQADEWGLIWEAVADDEFDAHWRKRAAYLANGPTSGFRAIKQAIRGTYDRTLPQQLAAEAHLQGECGRTRDFAEGVVAFLEKRPAKFEGR